One segment of Carya illinoinensis cultivar Pawnee chromosome 13, C.illinoinensisPawnee_v1, whole genome shotgun sequence DNA contains the following:
- the LOC122291482 gene encoding receptor-like protein 2 encodes MLLQVQNLRSNNMQYSLPRDLLLTFFLFSSIFSASHACNQIDRNYLLSLPFNTSSPSLNWSATDCCNWEGISCDHKGRVTHIWLPSKGLRGSVPPYIGNLTSLSHLNLSRNALSGFLPVRFFSAFNQLEVLDLSNNHLAGDVSLLFSSNGSSNGWPSSIRLLDISNNDFNGIIQSWFLQRAEKLDKLNVSHNSFTGSIPNYLCMHSPFVKLLDFSFNHHSGQIPGGLGACSKLEIFRAGFNSLSGLIPHDIYSATRLEEISLPSNNLTGPISNDIVNLTKLTCLELYENELSGKLPVDIGKLNRLKHLLLDTNHLTGSLPPSLMNCTNLMILNLGFNFFEGNISTLDFSRLHQLATLDLWNNKFTGSFPISLSSCKSLRAIRIARNQLEGQIPPEVVQLKFLSFLSLSYNRLTNVTGAINILMRCKSLSLLTKNFLHEALPTEDSIVDPDGFQNLQYLGLAQCQLTGQLPIWLSKLKKLEILGLSFNRITGSIPGWLSTLPRLSRINLSHNLILGEFPKELCALPALVSKQALMDNSSLIFSIFAIRNGTIFEFNSLSNVGPKISLENNGLSGNIPLEIGHLKQLHGLNLSHNYFSGNIPDQISELTNLERLDLSANQLSGKIPKSFISLHFLHEFSVANNNLCGAIPSGTQLQSFDVSAYEGNPGLCGAPLPNECGHILHSNKDIQDEEDGPAIRWSHISTILGLIIGFWGVIGPLILSHNWRVVYFEFLENVKNRLCVMVRNVLG; translated from the coding sequence aTGCTCCTTCAAGTTCAGAACTTACGAAGCAACAACATGCAATACTCTCTGCCTCGTGATCTCCTCCTcaccttctttctcttttctagcATTTTCTCTGCAAGTCATGCATGCAACCAAATAGACCGCAACTATCTCTTGTCCCTACCCTTTAATACTTCTTCCCCTTCTTTAAATTGGTCTGCCACTGATTGTTGCAATTGGGAAGGTATTTCTTGTGATCATAAAGGTCGGGTCACTCATATTTGGTTACCCTCTAAAGGCCTCAGAGGGAGTGTACCGCCCTATATTGGAAACCTCACAAGTCTCTCCCACCTCAATCTCTCCCGCAATGCACTTTCAGGTTTTCTCCCTGTGAGATTCTTTTCCGCCTTCAATCAACTCGAAGTCCTTGATTTGAGCAACAACCATCTAGCTGGAGatgtatcattattattttcctcTAATGGCTCATCTAACGGTTGGCCTTCCTCAATTCGATTACTTGACATCTCCAACAATGACTTCAATGGGATCATCCAATCTTGGTTCCTCCAACGTGCAGAGAAGTTGGACAAGCTCAATGTAAGCCACAACAGTTTCACAGGCTCTATTCCTAACTACCTCTGTATGCATTCTCCCTTTGTCAAGCTCCttgatttctcttttaatcATCATAGTGGCCAAATTCCTGGCGGACTAGGGGCATGTAGCAAACTAGAGATTTTTCGGGCAGGTTTCAACTCGCTCTCAGGACTAATTCCACATGATATATACAGTGCGACAAGGTTAGAAGAAATCTCGTTACCTTCCAATAATCTTACAGGTCCCATTAGCAATGACATTGTGAACCTTACCAAACTCACCTGCCTTGAGTTATATGAAAATGAATTGAGCGGCAAGCTCCCTGTAGATATTGGAAAGCTCAACAGATTAAAGCATCTACTCCTTGATACCAACCATCTGACAGGTTCACTGCCCCCATCTTTGATGAATTGCACAAACCTAATGATATTGAACTTAGGGTTCAATTTCTTTGAAGGAAATATTTCTACCCTTGATTTCTCCCGTCTTCATCAACTTGCTACACTTGACCTGTGGAACAATAAATTCACTGGTAGCTTTCCTATAAGCCTTTCCTCATGCAAGTCTCTGAGAGCAATTCGAATTGCCCGAAATCAACTAGAGGGACAAATCCCACCTGAGGTGGTTCAATTAAAATTCTTGTCTTTCCTTTCACTTAGCTACAATAGGCTAACCAATGTCACAGGGGCAATCAACATTCTGATGCGTTGCAAGAGTCTTAGCCtccttacaaaaaattttttgCACGAGGCCCTGCCAACAGAGGACAGCATAGTTGATCCTGACGGATTTCAGAATCTCCAATACTTGGGTCTTGCTCAATGTCAACTCACAGGTCAATTGCCAATCTGGTTATCAAAGCTTAAGAAGCTAGAAATCCTGGGTCTAAGTTTCAATCGTATCACAGGTTCAATTCCTGGATGGTTGTCGACTCTACCAAGGCTCTCTCGTATAAACTTGTCTCATAACTTGATTTTGGGTGAATTCCCTAAAGAACTTTGTGCGTTGCCAGCATTGGTATCAAAACAAGCTCTAATGGACAACAGTTCTTTGATTTTTTCAATCTTTGCAATACGAAACGGTACCATTTTTGAGTTCAATTCGCTATCCAACGTGGGACCGAAAATATCCCTTGAAAACAACGGTCTTAGTGGTAACATACCCCTTGAGATTGGTCATTTGAAGCAACTTCATGGTCTGAATCTTAGCCATAACTACTTCTCAGGCAACATTCCAGACCAAATATCTGAGCTTACAAACTTGGAAAGATTGGACCTCTCTGCAAATCAGCTGTCTGGCAAAATACCAAAATCATTCATTAGTCTGCATTTCTTGCATGAGTTCAGCGTTGCAAACAATAATCTCTGCGGAGCAATACCGTCAGGAACTCAGCTTCAGAGCTTTGATGTCTCTGCATATGAGGGTAATCCTGGACTTTGTGGCGCCCCCCTTCCAAACGAGTGTGGCCATATTCTTCATAGCAACAAAGACATTCAAGATGAGGAAGATGGACCTGCAATTAGATGGAGTCATATTAGTACTATTCTTGGCCTCATTATAGGATTTTGGGGAGTCATTGGTCCTTTGATTTTAAGCCATAATTGGAGAGTTGTGTATTTTGAGTTTCTGGAAAACGTGAAAAATAGACTTTGTGTAATGGTTAGGAATGTGCTTGGCTAA